A window from Nitrospira defluvii encodes these proteins:
- a CDS encoding peptidase MA family metallohydrolase: MYRRNIKHILGPMAVLIAIFIFYQTWLKPRYFHDTPAPPAQIVAEEGATAPTAPVAPPPSAPLGELKRSRTIDPVSIPVPRHSELLGAIHEELEKHNISAAEVKLAELPASILTESATKRHIAILWNNLGILQEKTGGTEVSVKAFKKAVALDPQNPVAHLNLAHAYWGLRDPALTEEFLQKVVTLTPDEPFPHVALADLLQEKDRLTEAGKHLAQAKDRLKKDPGLQSYVKAVTAKVHRTEKVEGKFSSHSSVHFTVKYDGAEDPETWTVVLDILEEAYREIGQRLHFFPSRPIMVVLLAKSQFQGATGSPIWADGLFDPVLGRIQIPTQGAATDRTWLTRVLRHEFVHALIHEELGATAGSIPTWLNEGLAMQLAGDSWHEITSVPQGEQSLIPLATLEGSWEDLPTDKVNVAYHVANGATHYLIERFGMHKVHEILVHLKARQTIAAAMQDRLLLSYERFQQQWAESLGATVSPAKS; this comes from the coding sequence ATGTATCGACGTAATATCAAGCATATTCTCGGGCCAATGGCCGTGCTGATTGCCATCTTTATTTTCTATCAGACGTGGCTCAAACCTCGGTATTTTCACGACACTCCGGCACCGCCGGCACAAATCGTTGCAGAAGAGGGCGCCACCGCGCCCACAGCCCCGGTGGCACCTCCCCCATCCGCTCCCCTTGGAGAGCTCAAGCGATCCCGAACCATCGATCCCGTCAGCATACCAGTGCCCCGACACTCCGAACTGCTTGGCGCAATTCACGAGGAGCTTGAGAAACACAATATCAGCGCAGCGGAGGTCAAACTTGCCGAACTGCCTGCCTCAATTCTGACGGAATCTGCCACGAAGCGCCACATCGCGATATTGTGGAACAACCTAGGAATTCTTCAAGAAAAGACCGGTGGAACCGAAGTGTCCGTAAAAGCCTTCAAAAAGGCCGTCGCCCTTGATCCACAAAACCCAGTGGCCCATCTCAACCTCGCCCACGCCTATTGGGGCCTCCGGGACCCCGCTCTTACTGAAGAATTTTTGCAGAAAGTTGTGACCTTGACTCCTGACGAACCGTTTCCACACGTTGCGCTCGCGGATCTCCTACAGGAAAAAGATCGTCTTACAGAGGCGGGAAAACATCTGGCGCAAGCCAAGGATCGACTCAAGAAAGATCCTGGTCTGCAGTCGTACGTCAAAGCCGTCACTGCCAAGGTGCACCGCACAGAAAAGGTGGAGGGAAAGTTTTCCAGTCACAGTAGCGTCCACTTCACCGTCAAATATGATGGGGCCGAGGATCCGGAAACGTGGACGGTGGTTCTCGACATCCTCGAGGAGGCGTATCGAGAAATCGGTCAACGATTACATTTCTTCCCATCAAGGCCGATCATGGTCGTGCTTCTCGCAAAGAGTCAATTCCAAGGTGCCACCGGAAGTCCAATTTGGGCGGATGGACTGTTCGATCCGGTGCTCGGACGCATCCAGATTCCCACTCAGGGTGCTGCGACAGATCGCACCTGGTTGACGAGAGTCCTCCGGCACGAATTTGTTCATGCATTGATTCATGAGGAATTGGGCGCGACCGCCGGATCAATTCCCACGTGGCTGAATGAAGGATTAGCCATGCAACTTGCCGGTGATTCCTGGCATGAGATTACGAGTGTGCCGCAGGGAGAACAGAGCCTGATTCCGCTGGCTACGCTTGAGGGGAGTTGGGAAGATTTACCGACGGACAAGGTGAACGTGGCCTATCATGTAGCCAATGGCGCCACCCATTACTTGATTGAACGATTCGGCATGCACAAGGTTCACGAAATTCTGG
- the recG gene encoding ATP-dependent DNA helicase RecG — protein MIRPIEFACRDAHAHLQTVKNLDRFVSEQVIGALGEHVYPRAVEVELLSLRNLFVDFYTRLTPAEQRDRLTQAFALLRRLQDGESMIQPSPVIPTTHQPPPIPLSDDPPRPLWELSIQFVKGVGPKRTILLQRLGISTVEEALWTLPWRYDDRSVVTPVAKLVPGGIHCVCGVIIRAESTRARSRRLSILDVSVQDATGTVHAVFFNQPYLEEVLREGGRVMMAGRVVAGRRGWMDLRLEATQFEVLSGADDELLHVGRIVPIYHETKGWTSRQMRVLLHSLLAEHGGNLEEVLPLSVRARHRLPPIGEAIQQVHFPASDTDLASLDHGVTAAHRRLAFEELFLLQAAMALRQRELKEERKAFRFNPQAEPLKELARRLPFTLTAAQERVWREIQADMVTSRPMNRLVQGDVGSGKTVVALHALVMACGSGCQAALMVPTEILAEQHYLTLKPLLESVGLNAVLLTGSGKTKARHAVLQQVRSGKAQVAIGTHALIQKRVQFARLGLVVVDEQHKFGVLQRKTLLDKGYQPDVLVMTATPIPRTLAMTVYGDLDVSVIDMLPPGRKPVRTMLYTEGQRHKTWQLVGDELKAGRQAYIVYPLVEESEKIDLKAAIQGAEELRQDVFPTVQVGLLHGRMATAEKEQTMAAFKAGTIQILVATTVIEVGVDVPNATVMVIEHAERFGLAQLHQLRGRVGRGAHQSMCILMASYPPREAGSRLSPEGSPETDRSHAQQRLAALVRSHDGFVIAEEDLRIRGPGEFLGLRQWGMPEFRAANLVRDAELLELARQEASALLAQDPRLTLPQHQIFKGAMLRRWKGKLALGAVS, from the coding sequence GTGATTCGACCCATTGAGTTCGCCTGCCGTGATGCCCATGCTCATCTTCAAACTGTCAAGAATCTCGACCGTTTCGTCTCCGAGCAGGTGATCGGGGCGCTAGGCGAGCATGTTTATCCTCGAGCAGTCGAGGTTGAGCTACTCTCGCTCCGCAACCTGTTTGTCGATTTTTACACGCGACTCACACCAGCCGAACAGCGGGATCGTCTGACCCAAGCGTTCGCGCTTCTTCGCCGACTGCAAGATGGGGAGAGTATGATCCAGCCCTCGCCAGTGATTCCCACAACGCACCAGCCGCCGCCGATCCCGCTGAGTGACGATCCACCAAGGCCCTTGTGGGAGCTGTCGATTCAATTTGTGAAGGGGGTTGGTCCGAAACGAACGATACTGCTGCAACGATTGGGAATTAGCACGGTCGAGGAGGCATTGTGGACCTTGCCCTGGCGGTATGACGATCGATCGGTGGTCACGCCGGTTGCCAAGCTGGTTCCCGGAGGCATTCACTGCGTGTGCGGAGTGATCATTCGAGCGGAATCGACCCGCGCGCGGTCGCGTCGACTGTCGATCCTTGACGTGTCCGTGCAGGACGCAACCGGTACAGTCCATGCCGTGTTTTTTAATCAACCCTACCTGGAAGAGGTCCTGAGAGAGGGGGGGCGGGTTATGATGGCCGGACGGGTGGTCGCCGGCAGGCGTGGATGGATGGATCTGCGCTTGGAAGCCACGCAATTTGAAGTGTTGAGCGGGGCTGACGATGAGTTGCTGCATGTCGGGCGGATCGTGCCCATTTATCATGAGACAAAAGGTTGGACTTCCCGTCAGATGCGAGTTCTCCTGCACAGCCTGCTGGCTGAGCACGGGGGTAACCTGGAGGAAGTCCTGCCGCTGTCTGTACGGGCGCGGCACCGGTTGCCGCCGATCGGTGAGGCAATACAACAGGTGCATTTCCCGGCATCGGATACTGACCTTGCATCTCTCGATCACGGGGTAACCGCTGCCCATCGCCGGTTGGCATTTGAAGAGCTGTTCCTCTTGCAGGCGGCCATGGCGCTTCGGCAGCGGGAATTGAAGGAGGAACGCAAGGCATTCCGTTTCAATCCTCAGGCCGAGCCACTGAAGGAGCTTGCTCGGCGGTTGCCCTTCACACTGACTGCCGCTCAGGAGCGGGTGTGGCGGGAAATCCAAGCCGACATGGTCACATCCAGGCCGATGAATCGGTTGGTGCAGGGGGATGTCGGTTCCGGAAAGACCGTTGTCGCGCTGCACGCGTTAGTGATGGCGTGCGGGTCAGGCTGTCAGGCTGCGCTGATGGTTCCCACAGAAATTCTGGCTGAGCAACATTATCTGACACTCAAGCCGCTCTTGGAGTCGGTGGGCCTCAACGCGGTATTGTTGACTGGTAGCGGAAAAACGAAAGCGCGTCATGCCGTGCTGCAGCAGGTAAGATCCGGCAAAGCCCAGGTGGCGATCGGCACGCATGCCTTGATTCAGAAGCGGGTGCAATTTGCGCGCTTGGGTCTCGTGGTCGTCGATGAACAACATAAGTTCGGCGTGCTGCAGCGAAAAACCTTGCTCGACAAGGGGTATCAACCGGATGTCCTGGTCATGACGGCCACCCCGATTCCGCGTACATTGGCAATGACGGTTTATGGAGACTTGGATGTGTCGGTGATCGACATGCTGCCGCCTGGTCGTAAGCCGGTGCGGACGATGCTGTATACGGAGGGGCAACGCCACAAGACCTGGCAGTTGGTGGGAGACGAGTTAAAGGCTGGACGTCAGGCCTACATCGTGTATCCGTTGGTCGAAGAATCGGAGAAAATCGATCTCAAAGCAGCTATTCAAGGAGCGGAGGAGCTGCGGCAGGATGTCTTTCCAACAGTGCAAGTGGGGCTACTGCACGGCAGAATGGCGACGGCCGAAAAGGAACAGACGATGGCGGCCTTCAAGGCCGGCACTATTCAGATCCTGGTGGCGACGACGGTGATTGAAGTCGGCGTGGACGTGCCCAATGCAACCGTCATGGTCATCGAACATGCGGAACGGTTCGGGCTGGCGCAACTCCATCAATTGCGGGGGCGGGTCGGGCGGGGAGCACATCAGTCCATGTGTATCCTCATGGCTTCGTACCCTCCGCGGGAAGCCGGTTCACGGCTCAGCCCTGAGGGGAGTCCGGAAACCGACCGTTCCCATGCGCAGCAGAGACTAGCTGCGCTCGTCCGCTCACACGATGGGTTTGTCATTGCCGAAGAGGATCTTCGGATCAGGGGCCCAGGCGAGTTTCTGGGGTTGCGCCAGTGGGGAATGCCGGAGTTTCGTGCGGCCAATCTGGTGCGGGATGCAGAGCTGTTGGAGCTGGCCAGGCAAGAGGCCTCTGCGTTGCTGGCGCAGGATCCTCGTCTGACGTTACCGCAGCATCAGATATTCAAGGGTGCTATGTTGCGACGGTGGAAGGGCAAGTTGGCGTTGGGAGCGGTAAGTTAG
- a CDS encoding Ppx/GppA phosphatase family protein: MTVHQMSSSRLFAGIDIGTLTCRLLIAEITSSGTLRARHADRRILRLGQGVDRDRMLRTDAVERVVETLKEWRAVMDGYELVASTAVATSAVRDAGNRDEFVNVVRERTGLQVEIISGEEEARRTMLGIRSGLPADVNDVLALDIGGGSTEFILDRPALSPLVRSIDIGVVRLCERVLHHDPPASDEVRQAREWVRNETAAAVADLALPVGLTFVGTAGTITALAAMAQQLPAYEPARIHNYRLARTVVQDLESMLLARTKAERAGLPGLERNREDVIAAGAIILRTVMETVGMPSLLVSDLGLREGVLIDLASRLSQDQADSHH, from the coding sequence ATGACCGTCCATCAAATGTCTTCCTCGCGACTGTTTGCCGGCATCGACATCGGAACCTTAACCTGCCGTTTACTCATCGCTGAAATCACGTCGTCTGGAACCTTGCGGGCGCGGCATGCTGATCGGCGCATCCTGCGGTTGGGCCAAGGGGTTGATCGGGACCGCATGCTGCGAACCGACGCTGTGGAGCGTGTGGTGGAGACGTTGAAAGAGTGGCGTGCGGTGATGGACGGGTACGAGTTGGTGGCCTCCACCGCGGTGGCAACAAGCGCGGTGCGTGATGCCGGGAACCGCGATGAGTTCGTGAATGTGGTCCGAGAGCGAACAGGGCTTCAAGTTGAAATCATCTCCGGTGAAGAGGAGGCACGCCGAACCATGCTGGGCATCCGATCCGGTCTGCCCGCCGATGTCAACGACGTGCTGGCCCTCGATATCGGCGGGGGAAGCACGGAATTCATCCTGGATCGACCGGCCCTCTCTCCACTGGTGCGTTCAATCGACATCGGTGTCGTGCGCCTCTGTGAGCGCGTGTTACACCACGACCCGCCTGCCAGCGATGAGGTTCGTCAGGCACGCGAGTGGGTGCGGAACGAGACAGCTGCCGCTGTGGCAGATCTGGCATTGCCGGTTGGACTCACGTTTGTGGGGACAGCCGGCACGATCACCGCACTGGCTGCCATGGCGCAGCAGTTACCGGCCTACGAACCGGCTCGAATTCACAATTACCGCCTCGCGCGGACGGTGGTGCAGGATTTGGAATCGATGCTGCTGGCACGCACCAAGGCCGAACGTGCGGGACTACCGGGGTTGGAACGCAACCGTGAGGACGTCATCGCCGCCGGCGCCATCATCTTACGAACGGTGATGGAGACGGTAGGTATGCCGAGTCTCCTGGTCAGCGATCTTGGGCTGCGTGAAGGGGTGTTGATTGATTTGGCAAGTCGATTGAGTCAGGATCAGGCCGATTCCCATCATTGA
- a CDS encoding class I SAM-dependent methyltransferase yields the protein MKAAAAIQQPLILSGDVLNLIAWRIPDLVAYQHAFDEWWLAPLDDDFPLVRLNRVGIEMLTSMNGHITVGALLEKYGHKICGPDGQPGSWHLERWSIPNYSLCYFGTEPPGGHRHKAKWDLLLQQIREGWSGQEEFEGEEHLEAFHVDELKESDLEDGHFDLIETTVSHLFREPCEALGGTTYGRLLMRQLRRLGWFKPKPKVIVEIGGGLGYVARELGQELLPFEKQGVHYISLDVTRPFLQLQTKRAKAGGWTVTGTHANAECLPLKDNSVDLLIDNENMADMTPVKLSRQELTEGRGTTAQHQEALDWIRRLRLPIEQDPPEEVIFNLGPVRFVAEVWRVLKPGGRAFLTEFGIEEGWPAAVKLPHHTEYEVQYSHLRQAVRWLGFQERYLSLPQFLQIKPDTKVLCTGAAYTIQRFCQGLGQHFAVRAYTESELTKTLGDILPKLQGCHYHDIADPAWFGLIDFKVLLLEKPGGIPQANFTEQQGGFRWYSQR from the coding sequence ATGAAAGCTGCAGCCGCCATCCAACAACCGCTCATACTGAGCGGCGACGTCCTCAACCTGATTGCCTGGCGCATTCCTGACCTGGTGGCCTACCAGCACGCCTTTGACGAATGGTGGCTGGCGCCGCTTGACGACGATTTCCCGCTCGTCCGGCTCAACCGGGTGGGGATTGAGATGCTCACGTCCATGAACGGGCACATCACGGTCGGTGCGCTGCTCGAAAAATACGGCCACAAGATCTGCGGGCCCGACGGCCAACCAGGCTCCTGGCACCTGGAACGGTGGTCGATCCCCAATTATTCTCTCTGCTATTTCGGCACCGAACCACCGGGGGGGCATCGCCACAAGGCCAAATGGGACCTACTGCTGCAACAGATCCGGGAAGGCTGGTCCGGTCAAGAAGAGTTCGAGGGCGAAGAACATCTCGAGGCGTTCCATGTCGACGAACTCAAGGAAAGCGACCTTGAGGACGGCCACTTTGACCTGATCGAGACCACCGTATCTCACCTATTCCGGGAACCCTGCGAAGCGCTGGGCGGCACCACCTACGGACGCCTGCTCATGCGCCAATTGCGCCGCCTGGGCTGGTTCAAACCGAAGCCGAAGGTGATCGTGGAAATCGGAGGCGGACTCGGCTATGTAGCCCGCGAATTAGGGCAGGAACTGTTGCCGTTCGAAAAACAGGGTGTCCACTACATCTCACTGGACGTCACCCGCCCCTTCCTACAGTTGCAGACAAAACGAGCCAAGGCCGGCGGCTGGACCGTCACGGGCACACATGCGAATGCGGAATGCCTCCCCTTGAAAGATAACTCGGTCGACCTCCTCATCGACAATGAGAACATGGCGGATATGACCCCCGTCAAGCTCAGCCGTCAGGAACTCACGGAAGGACGGGGCACGACCGCGCAACATCAGGAAGCATTGGATTGGATCAGACGGCTGCGGCTACCGATCGAACAAGACCCACCGGAAGAAGTGATCTTCAACCTGGGACCGGTGCGATTCGTTGCCGAAGTCTGGCGAGTCCTCAAACCGGGAGGCCGAGCATTTCTGACGGAATTCGGCATCGAAGAGGGCTGGCCCGCAGCCGTCAAGCTCCCGCATCATACCGAATACGAAGTACAATACAGCCATCTGCGGCAAGCAGTGCGCTGGCTCGGATTTCAGGAGCGGTATCTGTCGCTGCCGCAATTTCTGCAGATCAAACCGGACACGAAGGTCCTCTGTACCGGAGCCGCCTATACCATTCAGCGATTTTGTCAGGGGCTCGGGCAACACTTCGCCGTGAGGGCGTACACTGAAAGTGAACTTACCAAAACGTTAGGCGACATCCTTCCGAAACTCCAGGGCTGCCATTACCATGACATCGCTGATCCGGCATGGTTCGGCCTCATCGATTTCAAAGTGCTGCTGCTCGAGAAACCGGGCGGAATCCCGCAGGCCAATTTCACTGAACAACAAGGCGGCTTCCGCTGGTACTCACAGCGCTGA
- a CDS encoding cupredoxin domain-containing protein translates to MNSHLAFLSLVTGMVLAWPSFATPPATQVMMDSGSPYYVPAAATVITGGAIRWDNPTPTHHTVTHDGCFEDSGRCAFDSGAVEPGGTYTIPSLPPGRYPYQCRIHPIMRGMIIVTDSPMLPSQT, encoded by the coding sequence ATGAACTCACACCTTGCTTTCCTGAGCCTGGTCACGGGCATGGTGCTGGCCTGGCCTTCTTTCGCCACCCCTCCGGCCACCCAAGTCATGATGGACAGCGGCTCGCCCTACTATGTGCCGGCGGCGGCAACCGTCATCACGGGAGGTGCCATTCGTTGGGATAATCCGACCCCCACCCATCACACCGTGACCCACGACGGTTGTTTTGAAGACAGCGGCCGGTGCGCTTTTGATTCCGGTGCCGTCGAGCCAGGGGGAACCTACACAATTCCCAGCCTGCCTCCGGGTCGTTATCCCTATCAATGCCGTATCCATCCCATCATGCGCGGTATGATCATCGTGACCGACTCCCCCATGCTCCCCTCGCAGACCTAG
- a CDS encoding S16 family serine protease — protein sequence MMLQLQGGNIQPGPTNLSSMALAFQYAIEHTQNVDHAGTVSALGIAYAATGTDGPSAGGVMTVGFAALLKGDHLRRGIAMTGTISKDGTIGHVGGIPDKIRAAAREGYRTILIPQGQRDDPRWNLTRLAWELNVDVKEVSTVEEAYHLMTGGTLE from the coding sequence ATGATGCTGCAGCTGCAGGGCGGGAACATCCAGCCCGGCCCCACCAACCTGAGCTCGATGGCCCTGGCGTTTCAATATGCGATCGAGCATACACAGAACGTGGACCACGCTGGCACTGTCAGCGCCTTGGGCATCGCCTATGCTGCCACCGGAACCGACGGCCCAAGTGCCGGCGGGGTGATGACTGTCGGATTTGCCGCTCTGCTCAAAGGGGATCACCTCAGACGAGGCATTGCCATGACCGGTACGATCTCTAAAGACGGCACGATTGGCCATGTGGGAGGGATCCCCGATAAAATTCGCGCTGCGGCGCGCGAGGGCTATCGCACCATTCTCATCCCGCAGGGCCAACGAGACGATCCACGATGGAATCTGACCCGGCTTGCATGGGAACTCAACGTCGATGTCAAAGAAGTCAGTACGGTCGAAGAGGCCTACCATCTCATGACCGGAGGCACCCTCGAGTAA
- a CDS encoding pentapeptide repeat-containing protein, translated as MASRKGRNQSCRPAVWALNLLLGIGLFPALVQAECKVETGGTNAAAVFTLHLSETCTEAEREARAVSAKDLMRALATGRGVDLAGVVIQGDLVLDELPAQKVAAVKGLSLEDRRLLEGLNGEEVHVIHGPFVIKHSQVRGRLVNRLKQGFLVITGPVVLIQTGFSGPVDLSRTVFLGLVDGSSAKFEQESYFVQDRFTQGAMFSETRFGPHARYHRSMFTGPAIFRGADFPGLTEFLEVVFEQDANFSRAAFHMGTGFSGVQCRAKCDFSSTQFDREAFFLFARFDRAVTFASARFHAQSDFSDATFKEPDDLAQATFTRAPVLTRTARVTSAVPGRQEAGPFSQQVTIVLLVAALGLLVYILKSK; from the coding sequence ATGGCATCGCGGAAAGGTCGCAATCAGTCCTGCCGACCTGCTGTTTGGGCGCTGAACCTGCTGTTGGGAATCGGGCTGTTTCCTGCCCTGGTACAGGCTGAGTGCAAGGTTGAGACGGGTGGGACGAATGCCGCAGCCGTGTTCACCTTGCATCTAAGCGAGACGTGTACGGAGGCGGAACGGGAAGCGCGCGCAGTTTCTGCGAAGGATCTCATGCGGGCGCTCGCGACTGGGAGGGGCGTGGATCTCGCTGGCGTGGTGATCCAGGGGGACTTGGTGCTCGATGAATTGCCGGCGCAGAAGGTCGCGGCAGTGAAAGGGTTGTCGTTAGAGGATCGTCGTCTACTTGAAGGGCTGAACGGTGAGGAGGTGCATGTCATTCATGGGCCCTTTGTTATTAAGCATTCACAGGTTAGGGGGCGCCTCGTCAACAGGTTGAAGCAGGGATTCCTCGTGATCACCGGGCCTGTGGTATTGATTCAGACTGGGTTTTCCGGCCCTGTGGACTTGTCGAGAACGGTATTTCTGGGGCTGGTTGATGGATCGAGCGCAAAGTTCGAACAGGAGAGCTATTTTGTCCAGGATCGGTTTACCCAGGGTGCCATGTTTTCAGAAACCCGGTTCGGCCCCCATGCCCGCTACCATCGCTCGATGTTTACCGGACCGGCTATTTTTCGCGGCGCTGATTTTCCCGGCCTCACCGAATTTCTGGAAGTGGTCTTTGAACAAGATGCCAATTTTTCGCGCGCCGCGTTTCACATGGGAACCGGGTTTTCTGGGGTTCAGTGCCGGGCTAAATGTGATTTCTCATCGACACAGTTCGACCGGGAAGCGTTCTTTCTTTTCGCACGCTTCGACCGTGCAGTAACGTTTGCTTCCGCACGGTTTCACGCACAGAGCGACTTTTCCGACGCCACTTTTAAAGAGCCCGATGATCTGGCCCAAGCGACTTTCACGCGTGCGCCGGTGCTCACCAGAACCGCCCGCGTGACCTCGGCCGTCCCGGGTCGTCAGGAGGCCGGTCCATTCTCCCAACAGGTGACCATCGTCCTGCTGGTCGCCGCTCTGGGACTCCTCGTCTACATCCTCAAGTCCAAGTGA
- a CDS encoding segregation and condensation protein A, producing MDQPELPYQVKIENFEGPLDLLLHLIKKNEINIYDIPIALIAQQYLDYLSVMKELNLAVAGEFLVMAATLLHIKSRMLLPVDEVAVDEEDGPDPREELVRRLLEYKQFKEAASQLDYKERLWRDTFGREPGPTVELTKDESLLDDLSLFDLVDALQGVLSRHPGKRLVEIIPDNLTVRTRMSAIIEALEVQDSMPFTALFEESSHRLVVIVTFLALLELIRIKVVRVFQTETFGTILVSRAFTAVAEGDLVEESEWKNL from the coding sequence ATGGACCAACCTGAACTGCCCTACCAAGTCAAGATCGAGAATTTCGAAGGTCCGCTCGATCTCCTGTTGCATCTGATCAAGAAGAACGAAATCAACATCTACGATATTCCGATCGCGCTGATCGCTCAGCAATATTTGGACTATCTGTCGGTGATGAAGGAGTTGAACCTCGCTGTCGCGGGGGAGTTCTTGGTGATGGCGGCTACGCTGTTACACATCAAGTCCCGGATGCTGTTGCCGGTCGACGAGGTCGCGGTGGATGAAGAGGATGGGCCGGATCCTCGCGAAGAACTCGTGCGGCGGTTGCTCGAATATAAGCAGTTCAAAGAGGCCGCATCACAATTGGATTACAAGGAGCGTCTCTGGCGGGATACATTCGGCCGCGAGCCAGGCCCCACGGTGGAACTCACGAAAGACGAAAGCCTCCTCGACGACCTTTCACTTTTTGATCTCGTCGATGCGCTGCAAGGGGTGCTGTCTCGCCATCCGGGAAAGCGATTGGTCGAAATCATCCCGGATAACCTGACCGTCCGTACCCGCATGAGCGCTATTATTGAAGCGTTGGAAGTGCAGGACTCCATGCCGTTCACGGCGCTCTTCGAGGAATCGAGTCATCGGTTGGTCGTGATCGTCACCTTCCTGGCGTTGCTGGAATTGATTCGCATCAAAGTTGTGCGTGTGTTCCAAACGGAAACCTTTGGGACAATCCTGGTTTCTCGGGCCTTTACGGCGGTGGCAGAAGGCGACCTGGTGGAGGAGTCTGAATGGAAGAACCTGTAA
- the scpB gene encoding SMC-Scp complex subunit ScpB, translating into MEEPVSLSTEDDIVQSAEAPDAVAEPAGFTVEQEVEMEPSAPVQAEMSAPAPDPALSDVRALKGILEALLFVTAEPIPVTRFLALLGAVTKQEVEQALTSLGQDYEQEGRGLQLAEVAGGYRIVTKAEFAPWLKRLEKVKAPSKLSRSALESLAIIAYKQPIVRAEVEQIRGVETSGVIRTLLERKLVRIVGRKEEPGRPIMYGTTKAFLEHFGLKDLSQLPPLREFKELGESEQAMLPIEESESLGEVGQSRTEGVSEEGIAGVVAESVASLERNGHVGAAPDDSPTQEGDAQSDMMVAEVAEES; encoded by the coding sequence ATGGAAGAACCTGTAAGTCTCAGCACGGAAGACGACATCGTGCAATCTGCCGAAGCGCCGGATGCGGTTGCAGAACCAGCCGGATTCACCGTCGAGCAGGAAGTGGAAATGGAGCCCTCCGCACCCGTACAGGCCGAGATGTCGGCCCCGGCACCTGATCCCGCCCTTTCCGACGTCCGGGCATTGAAGGGAATTTTGGAGGCGTTGTTGTTCGTGACAGCGGAACCTATTCCAGTGACGCGATTTTTGGCGTTGCTGGGAGCGGTGACGAAGCAAGAGGTCGAGCAGGCGCTGACGAGTCTTGGCCAGGACTATGAGCAGGAGGGGCGCGGCCTTCAATTGGCTGAGGTGGCAGGAGGTTACCGCATCGTCACCAAAGCTGAGTTTGCTCCCTGGCTCAAGCGGTTGGAGAAGGTAAAGGCTCCGTCAAAGCTGTCCCGCTCCGCCCTGGAGTCCCTGGCGATTATCGCCTACAAGCAGCCGATTGTCCGTGCGGAGGTAGAACAGATTCGCGGCGTTGAAACCTCGGGAGTGATCCGGACGTTGTTGGAGCGTAAACTCGTGCGTATCGTGGGCCGCAAAGAGGAACCCGGGCGTCCCATCATGTATGGCACTACGAAGGCGTTCCTTGAGCATTTTGGTCTCAAGGATCTTTCGCAACTGCCGCCGCTCCGCGAGTTTAAGGAGTTGGGTGAGTCCGAGCAAGCTATGCTGCCTATCGAGGAATCCGAGTCTTTGGGCGAAGTGGGCCAATCCCGGACTGAAGGTGTTTCCGAGGAGGGCATCGCCGGGGTGGTGGCTGAGTCAGTCGCGAGCCTAGAGAGGAATGGTCACGTTGGGGCAGCGCCAGACGACTCCCCTACCCAGGAGGGTGACGCTCAGAGCGACATGATGGTTGCCGAGGTTGCGGAAGAATCTTAA